From a region of the Theobroma cacao cultivar B97-61/B2 chromosome 8, Criollo_cocoa_genome_V2, whole genome shotgun sequence genome:
- the LOC18591813 gene encoding protein ECERIFERUM 1 has translation MVSAALESPVSGRRLSSVVPAEVTGDNKDFELSNMDLAMKLHYIKGVYFFQSEAVQGVSASDLKEPMFRWLEFYFTTSGRIRRSSGTGRPFIKCNDAGVRIVEAHCDSKTIDEWLATSDHSLDHLLSHDQVLGPDLGFSPLVFLQLTWFRSGGVSIGLSWAHVLGDAFSASAFINLWGQIMAGQVPPKSLQVHNPENSELPTSICRKPFSLKKVDPVGDCWLTANNHNMQTYSFHVTEKQLHHIVSTTRDPGQTDSISHFEILSSIIWHSLSKLREDMGPRIVTICSNNSLIRENEMPTNGMIFSTVEADFCVSKGEITELAKLIAEKRMPENGLVEELLRDEARSDFIVYGANLTFVDLEEANLYGLELKGKRPMFVNYTINGVGDEGTVLILPGPENEGGSGKIVTMTLPEDQLAKLKNILGHDWNIAKPT, from the exons ATGGTGTCAGCAGCCCTGGAAAGCCCAGTTTCGGGCCGAAGGCTCTCATCCGTGGTGCCTGCCGAAGTAACAGGCGACAACAAGGACTTTGAGCTCTCGAACATGGACTTGGCGATGAAGCTCCATTACATCAAGGGTGTTTATTTCTTCCAAAGCGAAGCAGTCCAGGGGGTGTCGGCCAGTGACTTGAAAGAACCAATGTTTCGATGGTTGGAATTCTACTTCACTACCTCGGGGAGGATTCGGAGATCCTCCGGAACAGGCAGGCCGTTTATTAAATGCAACGATGCTGGCGTCCGAATTGTTGAAGCTCACTGTGATAGCAAGACTATTGATGAATGGCTGGCAACCAGTGACCATTCTCTTGATCATTTGCTTTCACATGATCAAGTCCTTGGTCCTGATCTGGGATTCTCccctttggtttttctacaG TTGACCTGGTTCAGGTCTGGGGGCGTATCCATAGGGCTAAGCTGGGCTCATGTATTAGGAGATGCATTTTCAGCTTCAGCCTTCATCAATTTGTGGGGACAGATCATGGCTGGACAAGTTCCACCAAAGTCTCTCCAGGTCCACAATCCTGAGAACTCAGAACTCCCAACTTCTATCTGCAGAAAACCCTTTTCCTTGAAGAAGGTTGACCCTGTTGGTGACTGCTGGCTAACTGCCAATAACCACAACATGCAAACTTACTCTTTTCATGTCACTGAGAAACAACTTCACCACATAGTTTCAACTACTCGTGATCCAGGCCAAACAGATAGTATCTCTCATTTCGAAATCCTTTCTTCTATAATATGGCATTCATTATCGAAACTTAGAGAAGATATGGGGCCAAGGATTGTTACAATTTGTTCAAATAATTCCCTCATCAGAGAAAATGAAATGCCAACTAACGGTATGATTTTTAGCACAGTGGAAGCAGATTTCTGTGTCTCCAAGGGCGAAATAACTGAACTGGCGAAGTTGATTGCTGAAAAGAGGATGCCTGAGAATGGTCTGGTTGAAGAATTATTAAGAGATGAAGCAAGATCAGATTTTATAGTATATGGAGCAAATTTGACATTTGTAGACTTGGAAGAAGCAAATCTTTACGGACTAGAACTCAAGGGGAAGAGACCAATGTTTGTAAATTATACAATAAATGGAGTTGGTGATGAGGGAACTGTTCTGATTCTCCCCGGCCCAGAAAACGAAGGTGGCAGTGGGAAGATCGTGACCATGACCCTGCCTGAAGATCAACTTGCAAAGCTGAAGAATATACTTGGACATGACTGGAATATTGCTAAGCCAACTTAA